A window from Heteronotia binoei isolate CCM8104 ecotype False Entrance Well chromosome 15, APGP_CSIRO_Hbin_v1, whole genome shotgun sequence encodes these proteins:
- the LOC132584504 gene encoding zinc finger protein 581-like, whose protein sequence is MELQRHSKSTEDPLRPDETMERSSLQDPTSSLGHIKLEDEGGEVQIPPPKLSRPPVPSPAGALLQGLNGLPATGKRTHIPIGATGMEQGETSRLGRYLLIDSQGLPYTVLVEEGVGSAEATAGTEGGGSGGPLRKVYCCPVCSRTFEYLSYLQRHSITHSESKPHVCRACGKAFKRTSHLERHKYTHSGRKPHQCPICQRSFRDSGELSHHQRVHTGERPYQCEACHMRFGERNTLQRHIRRKHRLQLLPTP, encoded by the coding sequence ATGGAGCTGCAGAGACATTCCAAGTCTACAGAGGATCCTCTTAGACCAGATGAAACCATGGAACGCTCCTCTCTCCAAGACCCCACAAGTAGCTTGGGGCACATTAAGCTGGAGGATGAGGGAGGGGAAGTCCAAATTCCACCTCCTAAACTGTCTCGGCCACCAGTGCCTTCTCCTGCAGGTGCCCTTCTTCAGGGCTTGAATGGGTTGCCTGCCACAGGCAAACGAACCCACATTCCCATAGGGGCAACCGGCATGGAACAAGGAGAGACTTCTCGACTGGGGCGCTACTTGTTGATTGACAGCCAGGGGCTGCCGTACACGGTACTAGTGGAAGAGGGGGTGGGGTCCGCTGAGGCGACTGCAGGCacagagggtggagggagcgggGGCCCTTTGCGCAAGGTGTACTGCTGCCCAGTGTGCTCGCGAACATTTGAGTACCTGTCTTACCTCCAGCGCCACAGTATCACCCACTCGGAAAGCAAGCCACATGTGTGCCGAGCTTGTGGCAAGGCCTTCAAGCGCACGTCCCACTTGGAGCGCCACAAATACACCCACTCTGGCCGTAAGCCCCACCAATGTCCCATCTGCCAGCGCAGCTTCCGTGACTCTGGGGAGCTCTCGCACCACCAGCGGGTGCACACGGGTGAGCGGCCCTACCAGTGTGAAGCATGCCATATGCGCTTTGGGGAGCGCAACACTCTTCAGAGGCATATCCGCCGGAAGCACCGTCTACAGCTCCTCCCCACACCATag
- the ZNF865 gene encoding zinc finger protein 865 encodes MEANAVSDEGVHFQSYPFDFLEFLNHQRFEPMEAYNHEHAKAVATLPCPQPPYEYAQPPTAAPPAHFDRIPPTVGTSKPKTEGPSSSSSSSTSSTNVQVKKPDPGAPASQPPPQQPQPPYSAPSVVPPTGQPLFDTTAAAAAAAAAYNTPQWGIVDLSGHQHLFNSLKRGQAPPQATSSITPDSQAIKDDKNYFRRLKYFIDRRFPCGVCQKSFKQSSHLVQHMLVHTGERPYECTTCGRTYNHISSLIRHRRCHKDTEDAAAAANAAAANVAAAAAAAAAVANAAAAPSAEGAAQPPTQSNNPQVVPAPTGATAASALGAAIAQTEGPFTCSLCWKVFKKPSHLHQHQIIHTGEKPFSCSVCQKSFNRRESLKRHVRTHSDLLRVQCGVCGKEFRDASYLLKHQATHAPPGTIPPRPEYKCDICGKGYVAPQNLLRHRQLQHEGAQLPKDGTSALSYLPPGAYLLPQDGQATSSEGDTKPASYGLLGAHPLLVGTAAGKNFCCGICGRGFGRRETLKRHERIHTGEKPHQCAVCGKRFRESFHLSKHHVVHTRERPYKCEICGKVFGYPQSLTRHKQIHRLQLPCSLPPMGPSLTSMGPSLPPPPEGLTYGCSDCGERFPDLFHVMSHKEVHVAEKPYPCDACGKCFGFIENLMWHKLVHQAAPERLLPPDETAAAVAPLENGLASGDSMVASYEDHHPTLPSGERFSCSICGQTFKHFLGLVTHKYVHLVRRTLACSVCGQSFAGAYDLLLHRRTHLQKRHFSCPVCGKRFWEAALLMRHQRCHTEERPYRCAVCGRGFLRSWYLRQHKVVHTGERAYKCALCNKRFAQSSSLAEHQRLHVVARPQRCPTCGKTFRYRSNLLEHQRVHLGEKVYRCDRCSKSFFYLSSILRHQRSHDAKRELRCGACLKLFKDPKYFSKHLQAHQGGRPFKCSTCGEAFSNTYGLKKHRHIHKMERFAAMGTHKEQQP; translated from the coding sequence ATGGAAGCCAATGCAGTGAGCGACGAGGGTGTGCATTTCCAGAGCTACCCCTTCGACTTCCTGGAGTTCCTGAACCACCAGCGCTTTGAACCTATGGAGGCTTATAATCACGAACACGCCAAAGCAGTTGCCACCCTTCCTTGCCCACAGCCACCTTACGAGTACGCCCAGCCGCCCACCGCTGCCCCGCCTGCTCACTTTGACCGCATCCCTCCAACTGTTGGCACATCTAAGCCCAAAACTGaagggccctcctcctcctcttcctcctccacctcttctACAAACGTTCAAGTCAAGAAACCTGACCCCGGGGCCCCTGCATCGCAGCCGCCACCACAACAGCCACAGCCCCCATATAGTGCTCCATCAGTGGTTCCACCAACAGGCCAGCCTCTCTTTGATACTACAGCAGCCGCTGCAGCCGCTGCTGCTGCCTACAACACTCCACAGTGGGGTATCGTGGACCTTTCCGGCCACCAGCACCTCTTCAATAGCCTGAAACGTGGGCAGGCACCACCACAAGCCACCTCTTCCATAACCCCTGACAGCCAGGCAATCAAGGACGACAAGAATTACTTCCGGCGCCTGAAATACTTCATCGATCGGCGCTTCCCGTGCGGGGTGTGTCAGAAGTCATTCAAGCAGTCGTCCCACCTAGTACAGCACATGCTGGTGCATACGGGCGAACGGCCGTACGAGTGCACCACTTGTGGGCGCACCTACAACCACATCTCCAGCCTCATCCGACACCGCCGCTGTCACAAGGACACTGAGGATGCCGCTGCAGCTGCCAATGCGGCAGCTGCCAATGTAGCAGCCgcagcagctgctgcagctgccGTAGCCAATGCAGCAGCCGCTCCCAGTGCCGAGGGAGCTGCCCAACCTCCCACCCAGAGCAACAACCCGCAGGTGGTACCGGCACCAACTGGTGCGACAGCTGCTTCTGCTCTAGGCGCCGCCATTGCTCAGACAGAAGGCCCTTTCACTTGTTCTCTGTGCTGGAAAGTGTTTAAAAAGCCGAGCCACCTGCACCAGCATCAGATCATCCACACTGGCGAAAAGCCTTTTTCGTGCTCCGTCTGCCAGAAGAGCTTCAACCGCCGTGAGAGCCTGAAGCGTCATGTACGGACCCATTCAGACCTCTTGCGAGTGCAGTGCGGGGTGTGTGGCAAGGAATTCCGGGATGCCTCCTACCTGCTCAAGCATCAGGCCACCCACGCCCCGCCTGGAACCATACCCCCACGCCCTGAATACAAGTGTGACATCTGTGGCAAGGGCTATGTAGCTCCCCAGAACCTCCTGCGCCATCGGCAGCTGCAACATGAGGGAGCCCAGCTGCCCAAGGATGGCACCAGTGCCCTGTCCTACCTGCCACCAGGGGCGTATCTCCTTCCACAAGATGGACAGGCTACCAGTTCTGAGGGAGACACCAAGCCGGCATCGTATGGGCTTCTGGGGGCCCACCCGCTGTTGGTGGGGACGGCAGCAGGCAAGAATTTCTGCTGTGGGATCTGTGGCCGTGGGTTCGGAAGGAGGGAGACGCTCAAGCGACACGAACggatccatacaggggagaagccgcaCCAGTGTGCAGTGTGTGGGAAGCGCTTCCGTGAATCCTTCCACCTCAGCAAACACCATGTGGTTCACACACGGGAGAGGCCCTACAAATGTGAGATCTGTGGGAAGGTTTTTGGTTACCCGCAGAGCTTAACCCGACACAAGCAGATCCACCGGCTGCAGCTTCCTTGCTCTTTGCCACCCATGGGGCCTTCACTGACATCCATGGGGCCttcgctgcctcctcctcctgagggGCTGACCTATGGGTGTTCTGACTGTGGCGAGCGCTTCCCGGATCTCTTTCACGTCATGAGCCACAAGGAGGTCCATGTGGCTGAGAAGCCATACCCTTGCGATGCCTGTGGCAAGTGCTTTGGCTTCATCGAGAACCTCATGTGGCACAAACTGGTCCATCAGGCGGCCCCTGAGCGGCTCCTCCCCCCTGATGAGACAGCAGCAGCCGTGGCTCCCCTGGAGAATGGGCTGGCTAGTGGTGACAGTATGGTGGCATCCTACGAAGATCACCATCCCACCTTGCCAAGCGGGGAACGCTTCTCCTGCTCCATCTGCGGCCAGACCTTCAAGCATTTCCTGGGGCTCGTCACCCACAAGTACGTGCATCTGGTGCGCCGCACGCTGGCCTGTTCAGTATGCGGGCAGAGTTTTGCAGGGGCCTACGATCTGCTGCTGCATCGCCGTACCCATCTTCAGAAGCGCCATTTCTCTTGCCCCGTCTGTGGGAAGCGCTTCTGGGAGGCTGCTCTCCTGATGCGCCACCAGCGATGCCACACAGAGGAGCGTCCGTATCGCTGCGCCGTCTGTGGCCGTGGCTTCCTGCGCTCGTGGTACCTGCGCCAGCACAAAGTGGTGCACACGGGCGAGCGGGCCTATAAGTGTGCCCTCTGCAACAAGCGCTTTGCACAATCATCCAGCCTGGCTGAGCATCAGCGCCTCCATGTGGTGGCCAGGCCCCAGCGTTGCCCCACCTGTGGCAAGACCTTCCGCTACCGCAGCAACCTCCTGGAGCACCAGCGAGTGCACCTGGGTGAGAAGGTCTACCGCTGCGATCGCTGCTCCAAGAGCTTTTTCTACCTGTCGTCCATCCTGCGCCACCAGCGCTCCCATGATGCCAAGCGTGAGTTGCGATGCGGGGCTTGCCTCAAGCTCTTCAAGGACCCCAAATATTTCAGCAAGCACCTCCAGGCCCACCAGGGCGGACGGCCTTTCAAGTGCAGCACCTGCGGGGAAGCCTTCTCTAACACCTACGGTCTCAAGAAGCACCGCCACATTCACAAGATGGAGCGCTTTGCAGCCATGGGGACCCACAAGGAACAACAGCCCTAG
- the LOC132584370 gene encoding zinc finger protein 3 homolog: protein METELIKVKEETGSVTLPTCCLCQEELPDFSGSPGQTPQCQACKSIVLEPGNWLPDNLETQALPADRPYGCSFCPKRFKRASDRRDHERVHTGERPYGCGICGKRFTQSSVLSGHMRIHTGERPFHCTVCLKSFNNGSNFRKHQRIHGQPYEYGPKGKDGKNCTILRGKKQHQATGSNQWQSKILSQNGHQSIKELREGGNRAHNLVGRQNGPYVNGLLGQDGGNNSLRQLGNNVGHFKRMKVRQGATYCGPNLEMRHGSVRLKVGDSKGYIGEQGGNGNCSLEQGEAQNGHRFRLLKYGSGGNHTKGLKSRKAEESDTQGDQKHVASYSGRLQLDVVSYGKGLLSVGGNIHSQNGSVRGYNLDRRPNGGYLKGLKHTRGKDTIADMKQNGTGGSPNSGLRQIHYDHSTKLRQNVSHEGHVHGMSENCTSHFGDLSHDASTGKEKQVNFQTCTPGNMNSLVPKMSVGTCPERGDIMVWEKSDMETMKEREELEECCPFDRRPGSSSWAPGISNACSSPYDLSVSPHHSLQDQFSSTIQPWEGESPTCFPFQDSEPYAQHSQSDFDSKPFLCFACPKQFRRATDLKEHLRVHTGERPFGCSVCGKRFTQSSALATHRRLHTGEKPFECTVCCRRFNNSSNFAKHRRLHLQESTGSGNKGVEKISRSVKPQ from the coding sequence ATGGAAACAGAGCTGATTAAAGTAAAGGAAGAAACTGGATCAGTAACTCTCCCAACCTGTTGTCTGTGTCAGGAGGAGCTACCAGACTTTTCTGGATCCCCAGGGCAGACTCCACAGTGCCAGGCCTGCAAAAGCATTGTTTTGGAGCCTGGGAACTGGTTGCCTGACAACCTAGAGACCCAGGCCCTCCCTGCTGACAGACCTTATGGTTGTTCTTTTTGCCCCAAGCGCTTCAAAAGGGCCTCAGACCGGCGTGACCATGAGCGGGTGCATACGGGAGAAAGGCCTTACGGCTGTGGTATCTGTGGTAAGCGCTTTACTCAGAGTTCGGTGCTTTCTGGCCACATGCGTATTCATACTGGTGAGCGACCTTTCCATTGCACAGTCTGCTTAAAGTCTTTCAACAATGGCTCCAATTTTCGCAAACACCAACGTATCCATGGACAACCATATGAATATGGTCCCAAGGGGAAGGATGGGAAGAACTGTACCATCCTTCGGGGGAAGAAGCAGCATCAGGCCACAGGCAGTAACCAGTGGCAAAGCAAGATACTGagtcaaaatggccaccaaagcATCAAGGAACTGAGAGAAGGCGGGAACAGGGCCCACAATCTTGTTGGGAGACAAAATGGCCCTTATGTTAATGGGCTTCTAGGCCAAGATGGTGGTAACAACAGTCTAAGGCAACTTGGTAATAATGTAGGTCATTTTAAGAGGATGAAAGTAAGGCAAGGTGCCACTTACTGTGGCCCTAACCTTGAAATGAGACATGGAAGTGTCCGACTTAAGGTAGGTGATAGCAAAGGATATATTGGTGAACAGGGGGGAAATGGAAACTGCAGCCTTGAACAAGGGGAAGCTCAAAATGGCCACAGGTTCAGACTTCTGAAGTATGGTAGTGGGGGAAATCACACTAAAGGCCTGAAGTCAAGGAAAGCAGAGGAAAGTGACACTCAGGGAGACCAGAAACATGTTGCCAGCTATAGTGGTAGGTTACAGTTAGATGTTGTCAGCTATGGAAAAGGCCTCTTATCAGTGGGTGGCAATATTCATAGCCAAAATGGTAGTGTCAGGGGCTACAACTTAGACAGGAGGCCTAACGGAGGCTACCTCAAAGGGCTGAAGCACACCAGAGGAAAGGACACCATTGCAGACATGAAACAGAATGGCACTGGGGGAAGTCCAAACAGTGGGCTGAGGCAAATCCACTATGACCACTCCACAAAGCTGAGACAAAATGTCAGCCATGAAGGGCATGTCCATGGCATGAGTGAAAATTGCACCAGCCATTTTGGAGATCTGAGCCATGATGCTAGCACCGGCAAGGAGAAACAGGTGAACTTTCAAACATGTACTCCTGGAAACATGAATTCTCTAGTGCCTAAAATGTCTGTGGGAACTTGTCCTGAAAGGGGGGATATCATGGTCTGGGAAAAGTCTGATATGGAGACCATGAAGGAAAGAGAGGAACTTGAAGAATGTTGTCCCTTTGACAGGCGCCCCGGTTCATCCTCTTGGGCACCAGGCATCTCCAATGCGTGCTCTTCGCCTTATGACCTCTCAGTGTCCCCCCACCACTCACTGCAAGACCAATTCAGCAGCACCATTCAGCCCTGGGAAGGAGAGAGTCCTACCTGCTTTCCTTTCCAAGATTCTGAGCCTTATGCTCAGCATTCCCAATCAGACTTTGATTCCAAGCCATTCCTGTGCTTTGCATGTCCCAAGCAGTTCCGGCGTGCTACTGATTTGAAGGAGCATCTGCGAGTACATACAGGTGAAAGGCCCTTTGGCTGCTCCGTCTGTGGTAAGCGGTTCACGCAGAGCTCAGCCCTGGCAACTCACCGCAGGCTTCATACTGGGGAAAAGCCCTTTGAATGCACCGTGTGCTGTCGGCGCTTCAATAACTCTTCCAACTTTGCCAAACATCGCCGGCTTCATTTGCAGGAGAGCACAGGAAGTGGCAATAAGGGTGTGGAGAAAATATCACGGAGTGTCAAGCCACAGTGA